A genomic window from Vitis riparia cultivar Riparia Gloire de Montpellier isolate 1030 chromosome 18, EGFV_Vit.rip_1.0, whole genome shotgun sequence includes:
- the LOC117907277 gene encoding protease Do-like 1, chloroplastic → MAAAYSLISTFFSNSPSPSTAFSRSPNTKSIFSLSRHRVCLHRSPNLTTFALHNHHNHSSQAPLSSALDSLLVLCTSVALSFSLFVADVDSASAFVVTAPRKLQNDELATVRLFQENTPSVVYITNLAARQDAFTLDVLEVPQGSGSGFVWDKDGHIVTNYHVIRGASDLRVTLADQTTYDARVVGFDQDKDVAVLRVDAPKEKLRPIPVGVSADLLVGQKVYAIGNPFGLDHTLTTGVISGLRREISSAATGRPIQDVIQTDAAINPGNSGGPLLDSSGSLIGINTAIYSPSGASSGVGFSIPVDTVGGIVDQLVRFGKVTRPILGIKFAPDQSVEQLGVSGVLVLDAPANGPAGKAGLLPTKRDAYGRLILGDIITSVNGKKVSNGSDLYRILDQCKVGDTVTVEVLRGDHIEKIPVLLEPKPDES, encoded by the exons ATGGCTGCTGCGTATTCCCTCATTTCCACATTCTTCTCCAACTCTCCTTCCCCTTCCACCGCATTTTCTCGCTCCCCAAACACAAAATCTATTTTCTCCCTCTCCAGACATCGGGTGTGCCTCCATCGGAGCCCTAATCTCACCACCTTCGCCCTCCACAACCACCACAACCATTCCTCCCAAGCCCCGCTCTCCTCCGCCCTTGATTCTCTCCTCGTCCTCTGCACCTCCGTCgctctctccttctctctcttcgTCGCCGATGTTGACTCCGCCTCCGCATTTGTGGTCACAGCTCCCCGAAAATTGCAGAACGATGAGCTCGCTACTGTTCGGCTGTTTCAGGAGAATACGCCATCTGTTGTCTACATCACCAACCTCGCTGCCAG GCAGGATGCATTCACATTGGATGTGTTGGAAGTGCCGCAGGGGTCTGGTTCAGGTTTTGTGTGGGATAAGGATGGTCACATTGTCACAAATTATCATGTAATTCGTGGTGCATCTGATCTCAG GGTTACTCTTGCTGACCAGACAACTTATGATGCAAGAGTCGTTGGATTTGACCAAGACAAAGATGTTGCTGTTTTGCGTGTTGATGCACCAAAGGAGAAGCTGAGACCCATACCTGTTGGTGTCTCTGCAGACTTGCTTGTTGGCCAGAAAGTCTATGCTATTGGGAATCCG TTTGGACTTGATCATACTCTTACAACTGGTGTTATCAG TGGGCTTCGGAGGGAAATCAGTTCTGCTGCTACGGGCCGTCCAATTCAGGATGTTATACAGACGGATGCTGCTATTAATCCTGGTAATAGTGGAGGACCACTTCTTGATAGTTCGGGAAGCCTTATCGGGATAAATACAGCTATATATTCTCCCTCTGGTGCATCTTCTGGTGTCGGATTTTCAATTCCAGTTGACACT GTAGGTGGCATTGTCGACCAATTGGTGAGATTTGGAAAAGTCACAAGACCTATTTTAGGAATTAAGTTTGCGCCTGATCAGTCTGTGGAGCAGTTGGGTGTAAGTGGGGTCCTTGTTTTAGATGCTCCTGCAAACGGTCCTGCCGGCAAAGCG GGCCTACTACCAACCAAACGTGATGCCTATGGCAGGCTTATTTTAGGTGACATCATAACATCGGTGAATGGAAAAAAGGTTTCTAATGGAAGCGACTTGTACAGAATTCTTGACCAGTGTAAAGTGGGTGACACG GTGACTGTGGAGGTGTTGCGCGGTGACCACATAGAGAAAATCCCTGTACTCCTTGAGCCAAAGCCCGACGAGTCTTAA